The sequence below is a genomic window from bacterium.
CTCGAGTTCCTCGCGCCGTCATGAGCGTGGAGCGACGCCGATGCCGGATCTAGTCGCCCATGCCGCGGGCCGCAGCGACAGGGGGCGCGTGCGCGAGGTGAACGAGGATCGCGTGCTCGTGCTCGATGACGTGGGCCATGGTGCGGCGCTCTACGCGGTTGCCGACGGGCTGGGGGGCCATGCGGGGGGAGATGTCGCGAGCACGCTCGCGGTCGAGACCCTCGAGACGCAGGTTCGCGTCCTCCTGGGGCAGCGCATCCCGCCGGAGGCGGCGCTCGTGGAAGCGTTACGGCGGACGAACGCCGCGATCTACGCCGGCGCCCAAGGCTCCGACCGGCCGGGTATGGCGACGACGTGTACGGCTGTGCTGCTGCGGGGGAGCGAGGCGATCGTGGCCCACGTCGGCGACAGTCGCGCGTACCTGCTGCGCGGGCCCCAGACGAGGCAGCTCACGATCGACCACTCCCTGGCCGGTGAGCTGGCGCGCCATGGCGAACTGGCGGACGGCGATGTACGGAACCACGCGCAGCGACACGTCCTCACGCGGGCGCTCGGGACCGCGCGCGAGGTCGAGATCGACTCGGCGTCCGAACCGCTGAGGCCCGGCGATGTCCTCGTGTTGACCACGGATGGCCTACACAACGCGGTGCCGGCGGATGAGATCGGACGCGTCGTGCGGTCGGCGCGGGAGCTGGACGAAGCCTGCGCGGTGTTGGTGGGGTTGGCGAATGCGCGGGGCGGTGTCGACAACGCCTCGGCGGTGGTCGTCCGCGTGTCGGCCGGCTGGCCGGGGCGCGCGCTCCGCGCCATGGCCCCGCTGGTGTTGGCCGCGTTCGTGGCCGGAGGGCTCGCGGCGTATCGCCTCGAGCACGCCTATTTCCTCGGGATCCGGGGGGATCGCGTCGCGGTGATGCGGGGGGTCCCCGGACGGGTCCTGGGGGTGTCGCTCTCGGGCGTGATGAAAATCACGCAGGTGCCGGTGACCCGGGTGCCCCCTGCGTACCGCGGCCCGCTGTCCCGGGGGATCCCGACACCAAGCCCGGAAGCGGCGGAGACCATCCTGCGCGGCCTCCTCTCGTCCGGAGCCCGATGATCGGCCGGGTGCTCGACGGCAAGTACGAGGTCGTGGGTCCCCTGGGCGAAGGCGGGATGGCGATGGTCTATCGCGGGCGGCGGCTCGCGGACGATCGTCAGGTGGCGATCAAGGTGTTGCGCGAGCAGTACGCTCATGACACCGCGTTCGTCGCCCGGTTCGAGCGCGAAGCCCAGGCGGTCGCCAGATTGTCCCATCCCCACATGGTCCAGGTATTCGATTATGGTCGGGACGCGGACGTCCACTTCATCGTGATGGAGTTTGTCGAGGGCGAGGATCTCAAGACCCTGCTGCGCCGGGCCGACGGGGTGCTGCCCGAGGAACGCGCCAAAGAGATCGGCGCCCAGGTCTGCGAAGCTCTTGCCTATGCCCACGCCCAAGGCATCGTGCATCGAGATATCAAACCACAGAACATCCTGCTCACTCGAAGCGGACAGGTGAAGGTCACCGATTTTGGCATCGCGCGGGCCTTGGCATCTGCTGCGATCACGGAAACCGGAACCGTCCTGGGGTCGGTCCAGTACCTTTCCCCGGAACAGGCCCGCGGGCTCGGCGTGGGGCAGAGCTCCGACCTGTACTCGCTCGGCGTCGTGCTGTTCGAGGTCGTGGCGGGACATCTGCCCTTCGACGGCGACAGCCCGATCACGATCGCGCTGAAGCACATCCACGAGCCTCCGCCGATCCCTCATCGGGACGGCCAGGCGGTGAGCCTCGAGATGGAACACATCATTCTCAAGGCGTTGGCCAAGGATCCCCTCGACCGGTACCAATCGGCCGAGCAGATGCGCGGGGATCTCACCGGGGAGACCACCCACTGGCGAGAAGCGCCGCCCCCCGGTGTCGACGACACCGCAGTCGTCCGCGGTGTCGTCGACACCGGTCGACGTGGGCGCGAGCAGGGGACACCCTGGATCCTCGGGCCGGTGATCGCGGTGGTGGTGGGGTTCCTCGTGCTCGGGTTCGCAGGTATGTTCGGCTGGCAGGCGCTCAGCGCATACATGAACGTGCCCGAGGTGCCGGTGCCCGACTTTGTCGGGAAAAGCCTCGCCGACGCACAGAGCCGTGCCAGACACGATCACTTGAACGTGCAGGTGGTCCAGCAGAACTACAGCCGGACCGTGCCGTCGGGATTCGTCCTGGGACAGGACCAGCCCGCCGGCAAGAGCGTCAAGGTCGACCGCGTCATCGGGCTGACCACGAGCCTGGGACCCGAGATGGTGAGGGTTCCGGACGTTCGCCGCCGGACGCTCCTGGATGCGCGATTCATGATCGAACAGGCCCGGCTTGTCGTGGGAGAGGTCCGTGAGGCGTATGACTCCGGCGTGGGGCCTGGGGTGATCCTCAGCCAGGATCCGGCCCCGGGAGCCTCCCTCGAGCGCGGCACCGCGGTCTACCTCCGCGTGAGCAAGGGGCCGGAGAGCCTCATCTTGCCTGACTTGGTCGGGCGGCCGCTCGACGATGCACGCCGGATGCTCGACGAACTCGGCGTGACCCTCCGGCGGGTCACCCAAGTGTCCAGGGCCGGCGTCCCCCCGGGGCAGGTCGTGGAGATGTCGCCTCCGGCGGGGACCCAGATCCGTCACGGCGATGCGGTGACTGTCTCGATCGAGGCCCCTCTCGGAGGCGGGGGCACGCCTCCGCCCCAGCCGATCGTGACGGGAACGCCGCCCGCTCCGGTCACGCCCTCGGATCCCAACAGGAAGCGGGCGCGCATCACCCTCGTCGTGCCCTCGGGTGCCTCGAAGCAGACCGTGAAGATCGTGGTGATCGATTCGCGGGGGGTGCACACCTTGTACGAGAAGGCGCACGCGCCCGGGGAGACCGTCAACGCCCAAGTCACCGGTTCGGGATACACCATCGTCCAGGTCTACCTCGACAACCGGTTGATCCAGGAGGTCCGGCCCTGAGCCGCCGGGGGACGGGCCCATCGGGATCGAACGCGGAGATCCAGATCGCGCCGTCCATCCTCGCCGCCGACTTCGGCAGGCTCGCGGAGGAGGTGACAGCGGCCGAGCGGGCGGGGGCTGAACGCATCCACATCGACGTGATGGACGGCCGGTTCGTCACGGAGATCACGATCGGCCCGCTCGTGACGCGCGCGATTCGACGGTCGACGTCCCTCCCTCTGGATGTCCACCTGATGATCGTCGAGCCGGAGCGCCACCTCGAGGCATTCGCCGCCGCCGGCGCGACGTCGGTCGCGGTCCACGTGGAGGCATGCCCGCATCTCTACCATGTGATCCAGCAGATCCGATCGCTCCGGCTCGGACCATCGGTGGCCATCAACCCCGCCACACCGCCGGAGGCGATCGAGTGGGTCCTCCCTTTTGTCGAGGGCGTGCTCGTAATGACCGTCGAGCCGGGCGCCGGCGGGCAGCCGTTCATTCCCGAGATGGTGGCGAAGATCGAGGCGTTGGCCGCGTTGCGGAGGGCGCGCGGCCTCCGGTTCGCGATCGCGGCGGACGGGGGGATCGGGCCTGCCACCGCCTCCGCGGTGGCCGCAGCCGGCGCGTCCGTCCTGGTCGCCGGTACCGCTGTGTTCGGGGCGTCCGTTGGGATCGGTCCGGCGATCGCCCGGCTCCGGGACTCGGTTCGATCGCCCGGGCGACGGCGGTGAGCGATCCGCTCGCGCACCTGATCACGCATCCGGAGTATCGCCTGCACCTGACGGCGCCCGGGCATCCCGAGCGCCCCGAGCGCCTTACCGCGATCGAGGCGCTGCTCCGCCGGACGCCGCTGTGGGATGCGGTCGGTCACGCGGAGCCGGCCCCAGTGGACGAGGAACTGCTCGAGCGCGTGCACACGCGATCGTACATCGCCCGGGTGCGTGAGACGGCCGCGTCGGGCGGCGGATACCTCGATCCCGATACGCCGGTCGCGCCGCCCTCCTACGCCGTGGCCCGCCGCGCCGCCGGGGGTGCCGCCCTCGCGGTCGACATCGTGGCGGACAAGGAGGGCGCCGTGACGTTCGCGCTGCTCCGTCCGCCGGGGCACCACGCCGGCGCCGCGGAGGGGAGGGGCTTCTGCCTCTTCAACAACGCCGCGCTCGCCGCGCGGCACGCCCTCGATACGCGCGGCGCGCGCCGCGTCTTCATCCTCGATTGGGACGTGCATCACGGCAACGGCACCCAGGAGATCTTCTACCGGGATCCCGCGGTCGTCTTCTGCTCGCTTCACCAAGAAGCGTGGTATCCGGGGACCGGGGCGCTCGAAGAAGCCGGGGAGGGGCCCGGCGAGGGCACGACGATCAACATTCCCTTGCCTGCCGGAGTGGGGGACGGCGGATATCTGCACGTGTTTGAGGAGGTCGTGCTTCCGCTCCTGCGCGCGGTCGCGCCGTCGCTCGTGGTGATCTCCGCCGGATTCGATGCGCACCACGCCGATCCGCTCGGCGGGATGATGCTGACGGCCCAGGGATTCGGCCGGCTGGCACGGCTCACGCGTGAGGCGGCGGGGAACACGCCGGTCGCCGCCGTGCTCGAGGGGGGGTACGACCTCAAGGCCCTGGCCTACTCGGTGGCCGCGACGCTCGAGGGGCTCACCGGAATCGAAACGCGCGCCGAGGAACCCTCCGTCGAGGTGCGGGAAGCGCCGTTCGCCGTTGCGGCCGCCCGCGCGCGCGCCGTCCGGCGGATCGCCGGCGAGTACTGGACGCTGTGATGCACGCCGGGCTCACCCGGCTCGCCGGTGCCGCTCGTGATAGTCCGCGATACCCTGCGCTGAGACTTCCAGATGCTCGGCCAGGACCTCCTGGATGGCGGGGGTCCAGGCCAAGCCCTGCGCCGCCACGTCATGCCGAACGTGCTCGGTCAGGCGTGCGTGGACCTGCGCGACATCGATCCCACCCAGCGCGACGAACGCTTCCACCTGCTCTTGGAGACGCAGGGCGAGCGCAGCGCAATCGTGCGGATAGCGGCCGAAGTGTGACAGGAGCACGATCTCCGGCGCAAGCTGGAGCATCAGGCGAGCCGACCGCCGCATCGCCTCGGGGTCGAACTGATTCGGCGCGGCATCCGGCAGCACGTAGTCGTCCGCGACGTCCACGAAGCGCCCGCCGAGTTCGTCTCCGGAGAAAAGACACCCAATCCCACCGTCGAGGATCATGTGCTGGTGCCGCGCATGGCCGGGTGCGTCGAAGAACCGCAACCGGTGCCCGCCGCCCAGGTCCAACTCGCCCCCGCCCTCGGGCACCAGCAGGCGCGTCTCCGGCACCGGCTCCGGCAGCCCAAAGTACGCCTCCAAGTTGTCGCCGAACACCGCGCGCGCACCTGCGACCAGTCGGCTGGGATCGACGAGGTGACGGGCGCCGTGGCGATGCACGACCACCTGCGCGGCCGGGAGATGGCGCAGCAGCGCGCCGGCGCCGCCGGCGTGGTCGAGGTGAATGTGCGTGACGATGACGTAGGCGAGATCGCGGGGCGCGACCCCGAGGTCCGCGAACGCCTGGAGCCAGACGTCGACGCTGCGGGCGGGCCCGGTCTCCACCACTGCGGGGCGCGGCGCGGCGATGAAGTATCCGGAGGTATGTCGCGGGAGGCCCCGGTCCCACAGGTCAACCGCGGACACGCCTGGGGCCACCGTTACGGGTGCCGCAGCCATGCGCTACGGGTGATTCAGCAGCCGGCCGAGGATCGCGTTCGCGGCCGAGTGGGGATCGACCGCACGGGTCTTGGCCCCCTCGAGGATCTCGCCGAGTCCCGTGTGTTCATCGAGTTTGGACCGCAGATGCACGGCCAAAGCCTGCTCGACAAGGTCCAGGACCTCGCGCTCAGCACGCCTGGCCCGGCGTGCCTCCAGCTCACCGGAGGCGCGGAGGTGGTCCAGGTGCCTGCGGGCGGCCTGCCAGAGTTCGTCAATCCCATGACCATCGCTCGCCGCCGTCTGCAGAATCGGCACCTCCCACGGCGACGACGCGGGGGCCAGCCGGTGCATCTCGCGCAGCTGGATCACGGTCTCCTTGGCGCCCGGGCGATCGGACTTGTTGACCACCAGCAGGTCGGCGATCTCCAGAATGCCGGCCTTGAGCATTTGAATCGAGTCGCCCAGGCCGGGTGCGGTCACGACCACGACGGTATCGGCCACGCGCATGATGTCGAGCTCGCTTTGCCCGACCCCGACGGTCTCGAGGAGCACGATGTCAAAGTCAAACGCATCGAGGAGGTAGGCGACATCGCGCGTAGCTGCCGCCAGGCCGCCCAGGTGATCGCGCGCCGCCATGCTCCGAATGAACACGCCGGGGTCCCCGCTGTGTCGAAGCATGCGAACTCGGTCGCCCAGGATCGCCCCCCGGCTGAAGGGGCTGGATGGGTCCACCGCCACGACGGCCGCCGTGCCGCCTTCGGCCCGGGCCATCACGATCAGGTGGTCCACCAGTGTGCTTTTGCCCACCCCGGGCGGTCCGGTGATGCCGAGCCGGTGCGCCCGGCCGGTCCGCGGCCAGATGCGCTGAACAATCGCCGCGGCGGCCGCGGGGTCATTCTCGATCTTGGTCACGAGCCGGCTCAACAGGCGGCGATTGCTGAAATCGATCGCGGGAACCCCCGACTCGTCGGCCGCACGAGTCACCCGCGGATCTAGCGGCACAGCCTCGCGTCCTGTACGCTTTCCTCGTAGAGCGGACGATTGTCCAGGACCCGCCTGGCCTTGAACTCGGTCCGGGGCAGGGTCCCGGGCGGTTCCAGCCTGACGATCGGCCGGATGCCGATCACCGACCGGAGGCGCGCGGCCACGCGCTCACGCAGGGCGTCGATGACGCCGGGGGCCCCCTCCGCCGCTCGGGCGCAGTCGTGACTGTACTCGACCCGCACGACGAGTTCGTCCATCGCCCGGTCCCGGCTGATGACCATCTGGAACTCCCCTCCCAAGCCTTCGACCGAACGCAGCACGTCCTCAATCGCACTGGGGTAGATATTGGCGCCGCGCACGATGCACATGTCGTCGACGCGCCCATAGATGCCACGGGGCAGGCGCGGATACGTTCGCCCGCACTCGCAGGGATCGTTCACCCAGCGAGTGAGGTCCCCCGACACCAGCCGGATCATGGGTTGGGACGTCCGCTCGAGATGCGTATAGACGGGCGTGCCTTCCCGTCCGTACGGGACGGGCTCGAAGCTGCGCGGGTCGCACACTTCACAGTACACGATATCCTGCCACAGATGCATGCCGCTACGGAACTCGCATTCCGCATTGGTCATCCAGGGCGTCATCTCGGCCATGCTGCCGCTGTCGAGGCAGGCCGCGCCATATGTGTCCTGGATCTTCTGCTTGGTCGCCGGGATGCCCGCCCCCGGCTCGCCGGAGAAGAACATGATCCGGAACCCGAAGTCCCGTGGATCGACATGCTCTCCTGCCGCGACCTCTGCAAGGTGGAGCGCATACGACGGTGTCCCATAGAAGGCGCTTGGTCGCGTGTCGAGGAGCCAGCGCACCGCCATGAGCGTCTGGCCTGAGAGGCCGGCCCCGAACGGGAAGCACGTCGCGCGGAGCCGCTCGCCGCCGGCGAGGGCTCCCCAGCTCCCGATGTAGAGGCTGAAAAACGAGGCGATAAAGATGGTGTGTTCGGGCCTGAGGCCCATGCCCCACATGATCCGGGCATGCGTGTCGGCGATGCGCCGCCAGTCGTCTCTCCCGATCAGGAACACGGTCGGCTTGCCCGTAGTGCCCGACGTGCCGTGGACGCGGGCGACGTCTGAACGCTCCACACACAGATAGCGGCCGAACGGCGGGTGCTCCGCCTGTTCGCGGCGGAGCTCGGCCTTGGTCACGACGGGGAAGCGATGCAGGTCCTCCAGCCGGAGGAGCCGGTCCGGATGGACGCCGGCAGCGGCCCACTTCTCATGGTAGAATGCCGACCGCTCCCACGCCCAGCGGACCACCGCCCGCAGCCGATGCAGAATGAGGGCGTCGCGCTCCGCGGGCGCCATGGTCTCCCGCCGCGGACACCAGTGCCGCTGCCGCGCGTCAGGAAGATAGCGTTCATCGTAGACAGGCGGCCAGCCGTCAGCCGGGTCCAAGGGAGGCTCCCGGGCGCGGCCGGCGCAACTCGCGGCGGATCCAGTCCACGATCTCGTCCGTCGCCGTGTCCTGGTCAAAGACCGCTGCTGCTCCCAGGTCGCGGAGCTTTTGGCGATCCGGGATCGGGATCACCCCTCCGACCAGCACCTTGATGTCCTGGGCGTCGTTGGCCCTGAGGTTCTCGAGGAGCGGTGGGACGAGTGTCATGTGGGCGCCGGAGAGAATGCTCACCCCGATCAGATCCACATCCTCCTGCACGGCCGCCTCGACCACTTCTTCCGGAGTGCGGTGGAGGCCGGTGTAGATGACCTCGAAGCCCGCGTCGCGGAGGGCCCGCGCCACGACCTTCACACCCCGGTCGTGCCCGTCGAGTCCTACCTTGGCCATGAGGATCCGCACGCGTGCTTCGGTCATGATGACGTCCCGGCCCTCAGAAGACCGGCTGCTCCACGTACCTCCCAAACACCCCGCGGAGGGCGGTGACGATCTCCCCCGCCGTGACGTAGGCTTTGACCGCGTCGATGGTGGGCGGGATGAGGTTCTGATCGGAGCGCGCGGCAGCGGTCAGCGCCGCCAGGCATCGTTCAACCTGTTTGGCATCCCGCTCCCGCCGGATCCGCGCGAGCCGCTGCTTCTGGCGCTCCTCTACGTCTGGGGCCACCTCGTGCAGCACGAACGGAATCGATGTAGCCTCGCGGTCCACATGCGTGTTGACGCCCACCACCGCGAGATCCCCGCGTTCCTTGCGCCGCTGGTACCGGTAGGCCGACTCGGCCAGCTCGGCCTGAAAGAAATTCTGTTGGGCCGCTGCGACTGCCCCCCCGAGTTCGTCGATCCGCTTGATGTAGGCCCAGATCCTTTCCTCGATCTCGTTGGTGAGCGCCTCGACGCAGTAGCTTCCGGCCAGCGGGTCGATGGTGTTGGCCGCTCCCGTTTCCTCGAGCAGAATCTGCTGCGTGCGCAGCGCCACCTGCATGGCGAGTTCTGAAGGGATGGCGAGGGCCTCATCCATGCCGTTGGTGTGCAGGCTCTGGGCGCCGCCCAAGACCGCCGAGAGCGCCTGGAGCGTTGTGCGCGCAATGTTATTCAGCGGCTCTTTCGCCGTCAGGCTGCTGCCGGCCGTCTGGCAGTGGAAGCGAAGCCGCATCGACTCCGGTTTTCGCGCTCCGAAGCGCTCGCGCACGATCCTGGCCCAGACCCGCCGGGCCGCCCGGAACTTCGCGACCTCTTCGAAAAAGTCGCGCTCCGCGATGAAGTAGAAAGCCAGGCGGGGCGCAAACTCATCGACGGCCAGGCCCTTCCCGCACACGTCCTGGAGGTAGGCGATGCCATTGGCCAGCGTAAAGGCGGCTTCCTGGATGGCGGTGGCCCCGGCCTCGCGAATGTGATACCCGCTGATGTTGATCGGGTTGTAGTGGGGCAGGTGCTGCACGCTGTAGATGATCAAGTCCCGCACGATGCGCATGCCGGCCGGGATAGGGTACAGCCATTCCTTTTGCGCGATGTACTCTTTCAAGATGTCGGCCTGCACCGTGCCCGAGAGCTTGTCCCGGGACACGCCGCGCCGTTCGGCGACCGCGACGTACATCGCGAAGAGAATCCAGGCCGTGGGATTGATGGTCATGGACACGCTGGTCGCGCCGATATCGATCCCCTCGAGGATCTCATCGAGGTCGTCGACGGTGTCGACCGCGACGCCTTCCCGGCCTACCTCCCCGCGCGCGCGAGGATCGTCGGAGTCATAGCCCATCAGGGTTGGCATATCGAAGTCGATAGAAATGCCGGTCTGGCCCTGCGCGATGAGATACTTGAGCCGGGCGTTGGTGTCGCGGGCGGTTCCGAACCCGGCGATCTGTCGCATCGTCCACGGTCGGGATCGGTACATCGTCGGGTAAGGTCCGCGGGTGAACGGGTAGCGGCCGGGGAACCCGAGGTCCGCGACGTAATCGAGGCCGGCGATATCGTCAGGGCCGTAGATCCGCTCGACCGGGAGCCCCGAGAGGGTTTCGAAGCGCTCGCGGCGCTCCGGCAGCCGCGTGAGCGAGGGGCCCAGATCAGTGGCAGCCCAGTCGTCCTTGGGGGTGGGCACCAAGCACCTCCTAGGCGATCTGCCCGCGCGTGGCGATCAGCCGCCGCCGGCTCCGCCCAAGCCCGCCACGACGCGCGCCAGCACGGAGTAGTCCTTTTCCCCGAGCCCCTGGTTCATGGCGACTTGGTAGAGCTGCGCGGCCAGCGCGCCCCCGGCGAGCGGCATCCCGGCCGATCGTCCGGTCTCCATCACGATGCCCATGTCCTTGTGGTACAGGCGGGTCCGAAACCCCGGCTCAAAATTTTGGTCGAGCATCCGCTGCCCGTGCAGCTCCAAGACGCGGCTCTGCGCGAATCCCCCCAGGAGGGCGGCCCGGACTTTGGCGGGATCGACCCCGGCCTTGCGCGCGAGCGTCAACGCCTCGGCGACGCCGAGGAGGGTGAGCGAGAGCACGAGCTGGTTGCAGGCCTTCGTGACCTGCCCCGCTCCGATGTCGCCCAGGTGCACGATCGCCTTGCCCATCTTCTGGAACACCGGCAGCACCCGTTCGAACACCTCTGGCTTCCCGCCTACCATGATGGAGAGCGTCGCGTCGACCGCCCCTTTTTCGCCCCCGGAGACGGGGGCGTCGAGCATCTCCACCCCGCGTTCCCGAAGTTGGTGCGCGATCTCGCGGGTCGCTACCGGCGAGATGGTGCTCATGTCGACCACGACGCTGCCGCGCCTCACGCCGTGAAGTACGCCCTCGGGTCCGAGGATCACGTCCAAGACGTCCGGAGTGTCCGCGACCATCGTGATCGTGATGTCGCTCCGCGCGGC
It includes:
- the meaB gene encoding methylmalonyl Co-A mutase-associated GTPase MeaB, whose product is MPLDPRVTRAADESGVPAIDFSNRRLLSRLVTKIENDPAAAAAIVQRIWPRTGRAHRLGITGPPGVGKSTLVDHLIVMARAEGGTAAVVAVDPSSPFSRGAILGDRVRMLRHSGDPGVFIRSMAARDHLGGLAAATRDVAYLLDAFDFDIVLLETVGVGQSELDIMRVADTVVVVTAPGLGDSIQMLKAGILEIADLLVVNKSDRPGAKETVIQLREMHRLAPASSPWEVPILQTAASDGHGIDELWQAARRHLDHLRASGELEARRARRAEREVLDLVEQALAVHLRSKLDEHTGLGEILEGAKTRAVDPHSAANAILGRLLNHP
- a CDS encoding NAD(P)-dependent oxidoreductase; its protein translation is MSERIGFIGLGIMGRPMAGHLADTGYAVTVWNRTRSKMTPLVERGATPGESPKDVAARSDITITMVADTPDVLDVILGPEGVLHGVRRGSVVVDMSTISPVATREIAHQLRERGVEMLDAPVSGGEKGAVDATLSIMVGGKPEVFERVLPVFQKMGKAIVHLGDIGAGQVTKACNQLVLSLTLLGVAEALTLARKAGVDPAKVRAALLGGFAQSRVLELHGQRMLDQNFEPGFRTRLYHKDMGIVMETGRSAGMPLAGGALAAQLYQVAMNQGLGEKDYSVLARVVAGLGGAGGG
- a CDS encoding PP2C family serine/threonine-protein phosphatase, producing MPDLVAHAAGRSDRGRVREVNEDRVLVLDDVGHGAALYAVADGLGGHAGGDVASTLAVETLETQVRVLLGQRIPPEAALVEALRRTNAAIYAGAQGSDRPGMATTCTAVLLRGSEAIVAHVGDSRAYLLRGPQTRQLTIDHSLAGELARHGELADGDVRNHAQRHVLTRALGTAREVEIDSASEPLRPGDVLVLTTDGLHNAVPADEIGRVVRSARELDEACAVLVGLANARGGVDNASAVVVRVSAGWPGRALRAMAPLVLAAFVAGGLAAYRLEHAYFLGIRGDRVAVMRGVPGRVLGVSLSGVMKITQVPVTRVPPAYRGPLSRGIPTPSPEAAETILRGLLSSGAR
- a CDS encoding histone deacetylase: MSDPLAHLITHPEYRLHLTAPGHPERPERLTAIEALLRRTPLWDAVGHAEPAPVDEELLERVHTRSYIARVRETAASGGGYLDPDTPVAPPSYAVARRAAGGAALAVDIVADKEGAVTFALLRPPGHHAGAAEGRGFCLFNNAALAARHALDTRGARRVFILDWDVHHGNGTQEIFYRDPAVVFCSLHQEAWYPGTGALEEAGEGPGEGTTINIPLPAGVGDGGYLHVFEEVVLPLLRAVAPSLVVISAGFDAHHADPLGGMMLTAQGFGRLARLTREAAGNTPVAAVLEGGYDLKALAYSVAATLEGLTGIETRAEEPSVEVREAPFAVAAARARAVRRIAGEYWTL
- a CDS encoding methylmalonyl-CoA mutase family protein translates to MPTPKDDWAATDLGPSLTRLPERRERFETLSGLPVERIYGPDDIAGLDYVADLGFPGRYPFTRGPYPTMYRSRPWTMRQIAGFGTARDTNARLKYLIAQGQTGISIDFDMPTLMGYDSDDPRARGEVGREGVAVDTVDDLDEILEGIDIGATSVSMTINPTAWILFAMYVAVAERRGVSRDKLSGTVQADILKEYIAQKEWLYPIPAGMRIVRDLIIYSVQHLPHYNPINISGYHIREAGATAIQEAAFTLANGIAYLQDVCGKGLAVDEFAPRLAFYFIAERDFFEEVAKFRAARRVWARIVRERFGARKPESMRLRFHCQTAGSSLTAKEPLNNIARTTLQALSAVLGGAQSLHTNGMDEALAIPSELAMQVALRTQQILLEETGAANTIDPLAGSYCVEALTNEIEERIWAYIKRIDELGGAVAAAQQNFFQAELAESAYRYQRRKERGDLAVVGVNTHVDREATSIPFVLHEVAPDVEERQKQRLARIRRERDAKQVERCLAALTAAARSDQNLIPPTIDAVKAYVTAGEIVTALRGVFGRYVEQPVF
- a CDS encoding MBL fold metallo-hydrolase, whose translation is MSAVDLWDRGLPRHTSGYFIAAPRPAVVETGPARSVDVWLQAFADLGVAPRDLAYVIVTHIHLDHAGGAGALLRHLPAAQVVVHRHGARHLVDPSRLVAGARAVFGDNLEAYFGLPEPVPETRLLVPEGGGELDLGGGHRLRFFDAPGHARHQHMILDGGIGCLFSGDELGGRFVDVADDYVLPDAAPNQFDPEAMRRSARLMLQLAPEIVLLSHFGRYPHDCAALALRLQEQVEAFVALGGIDVAQVHARLTEHVRHDVAAQGLAWTPAIQEVLAEHLEVSAQGIADYHERHRRAG
- a CDS encoding phenylacetate--CoA ligase family protein: MDPADGWPPVYDERYLPDARQRHWCPRRETMAPAERDALILHRLRAVVRWAWERSAFYHEKWAAAGVHPDRLLRLEDLHRFPVVTKAELRREQAEHPPFGRYLCVERSDVARVHGTSGTTGKPTVFLIGRDDWRRIADTHARIMWGMGLRPEHTIFIASFFSLYIGSWGALAGGERLRATCFPFGAGLSGQTLMAVRWLLDTRPSAFYGTPSYALHLAEVAAGEHVDPRDFGFRIMFFSGEPGAGIPATKQKIQDTYGAACLDSGSMAEMTPWMTNAECEFRSGMHLWQDIVYCEVCDPRSFEPVPYGREGTPVYTHLERTSQPMIRLVSGDLTRWVNDPCECGRTYPRLPRGIYGRVDDMCIVRGANIYPSAIEDVLRSVEGLGGEFQMVISRDRAMDELVVRVEYSHDCARAAEGAPGVIDALRERVAARLRSVIGIRPIVRLEPPGTLPRTEFKARRVLDNRPLYEESVQDARLCR
- the rpe gene encoding ribulose-phosphate 3-epimerase, with amino-acid sequence MQIAPSILAADFGRLAEEVTAAERAGAERIHIDVMDGRFVTEITIGPLVTRAIRRSTSLPLDVHLMIVEPERHLEAFAAAGATSVAVHVEACPHLYHVIQQIRSLRLGPSVAINPATPPEAIEWVLPFVEGVLVMTVEPGAGGQPFIPEMVAKIEALAALRRARGLRFAIAADGGIGPATASAVAAAGASVLVAGTAVFGASVGIGPAIARLRDSVRSPGRRR
- a CDS encoding cobalamin B12-binding domain-containing protein, with translation MTEARVRILMAKVGLDGHDRGVKVVARALRDAGFEVIYTGLHRTPEEVVEAAVQEDVDLIGVSILSGAHMTLVPPLLENLRANDAQDIKVLVGGVIPIPDRQKLRDLGAAAVFDQDTATDEIVDWIRRELRRPRPGASLGPG
- a CDS encoding PASTA domain-containing protein; its protein translation is MIGRVLDGKYEVVGPLGEGGMAMVYRGRRLADDRQVAIKVLREQYAHDTAFVARFEREAQAVARLSHPHMVQVFDYGRDADVHFIVMEFVEGEDLKTLLRRADGVLPEERAKEIGAQVCEALAYAHAQGIVHRDIKPQNILLTRSGQVKVTDFGIARALASAAITETGTVLGSVQYLSPEQARGLGVGQSSDLYSLGVVLFEVVAGHLPFDGDSPITIALKHIHEPPPIPHRDGQAVSLEMEHIILKALAKDPLDRYQSAEQMRGDLTGETTHWREAPPPGVDDTAVVRGVVDTGRRGREQGTPWILGPVIAVVVGFLVLGFAGMFGWQALSAYMNVPEVPVPDFVGKSLADAQSRARHDHLNVQVVQQNYSRTVPSGFVLGQDQPAGKSVKVDRVIGLTTSLGPEMVRVPDVRRRTLLDARFMIEQARLVVGEVREAYDSGVGPGVILSQDPAPGASLERGTAVYLRVSKGPESLILPDLVGRPLDDARRMLDELGVTLRRVTQVSRAGVPPGQVVEMSPPAGTQIRHGDAVTVSIEAPLGGGGTPPPQPIVTGTPPAPVTPSDPNRKRARITLVVPSGASKQTVKIVVIDSRGVHTLYEKAHAPGETVNAQVTGSGYTIVQVYLDNRLIQEVRP